The following coding sequences are from one Lysinibacillus sp. FSL W8-0992 window:
- a CDS encoding HicB family protein, with translation MKNVVVYPVVISPLSADGFHLVTIPDIEGITQGETIAEAIEYARDYIGNAIAFADEPINKPYTVSFTPKEEDIVTLVDVDIEAHKKALDLTPVKKTLTIPSYLNDLGMKQGINFSQTLTDALKDKLV, from the coding sequence ATGAAAAATGTTGTAGTATATCCTGTGGTTATTTCCCCCCTATCAGCAGACGGCTTTCACTTAGTGACAATTCCTGATATTGAAGGGATTACACAAGGGGAAACTATCGCTGAAGCAATTGAATATGCAAGGGATTATATAGGTAATGCCATAGCTTTCGCAGATGAACCAATAAATAAACCGTATACTGTTTCTTTTACTCCAAAAGAAGAAGATATTGTAACACTTGTAGATGTTGATATAGAGGCACATAAGAAAGCTTTAGATTTAACACCAGTTAAAAAAACTTTAACTATTCCTAGCTATTTAAATGATTTAGGTATGAAACAAGGTATAAACTTTTCCCAAACTTTAACGGATGCTTTAAAAGATAAATTAGTATAA
- a CDS encoding type II toxin-antitoxin system HicA family toxin has product MKKRELEKRFTAKGWKFLTHGGKHDIWVSPTGKKEQIPRHREVNEDLAKGLIRKHKL; this is encoded by the coding sequence ATGAAAAAGAGAGAGTTAGAGAAACGCTTCACGGCTAAAGGGTGGAAATTCTTAACCCATGGCGGTAAACATGATATTTGGGTATCACCAACAGGCAAGAAAGAACAAATCCCAAGGCATAGAGAAGTTAATGAAGATTTAGCAAAAGGGCTAATCAGAAAGCACAAACTGTAA